The DNA segment CCAGTTTCATAGCGTTCGAGTCTCACCGTTTCGATAAAAAGTCACCGCCACCGAATCCGGAACACCTCGGCGTCGAGCACCTCGCGCTCGCTGGTCTGGTGGTCGTACTGTCTGGGGAGGACCAGTTCCGCGCGGAAGGCGTGGGTGACCTCGCCGCCCTCGTCCGCGGCGAACGCCTCGACGAACTCCCGACTGCCCGCGTTGTGGACCGAGTAGGAGACGCCCGCCACCGCGGCGGCCGTCTCCAGGAACGCGCGGTCGGCGTGGACGTTGTCTCGCTGTGCGCCGAAGGGCGGGTTCATCAGGACCGTGACGGCCGAGTCCCGGTCAGCGCGGGCCGACGCCGACGCGGCCGCGTCGGCGTCGGCCCGCGCTCGACCCAGGCAGAGCGGGTGGCGGGTCGCGTCGGCGAGGAGCCACTCGACCCCGACCGCGGGGCCGACGCGACCGTGGTTCTCGCGGGCCTGCGCGAGCGCCGCGGGGTCGCGGTCGAGTCCGAATACGCGCTCGGGGCCGCGCGTCGCGGCCCCGAGCGCGAGCATCCCGGTGCCGGTTCCGAGATCGAAGACCGTCCGGCCGCCGAGGTCGCCCTGCACGTCGGCGAGGTGGACGAGGTGGGCCGCGAGGTCGGCGGGGGTCGGGTACTGTTCGAGTTCCAGTTTCGGGTCGGCGAACCCTTCGACGGCCGACAGGCGGCGCTCCAGCGCGGCCTTGCTCATGGCGGGAGAGAAGCGGTCGAGAGGATAGAGACTTCGGATTCGCGGTCGGGAAGACGGGACGCCGAGCGGACCTCGCTCAGGCGTCGAGCGAGAGCGGACCGTCGACGTCGAACGCGACGCCCTCGCGGCGGGCGCGTTCCGCGACCGCCGCGAGGGCGGGTCGGACCTTGCCTTCGTCGGAGACGCCGTCGAACTCGACGGTGACGGTGCCCGCGCCGAGGTACTTCGCGGCCCGGACGTACTCGCGCACGCGGTCGGCCTCCTCCTGGGTCGCGAACGAGCAGTCCTCGTCGAAGCAGGCCGAGACGACGATGCGGGCGGGCACGAGGTCGTCGGCGTCGAGTTGGCGCTTCAGTTCGGCGAGGTCGGGTCGGGCGGTCGAGGGAATCGTCTCGGCGTCGAGGCTCACCGGGGTGGCGTCTTCGACGTGACAGCCTTCGATAGCGGTTCGGACGTCGGCGGAACGGGTGGCGCTCATCGTTACCAGTACATACAAAACGGTAATACAAAAACCTTTGTGAATGCGCAATAGTAATACGCCGGGGTCGGAGGCGAGGGCGACGGGTCGATTCGAGGTCGGTCCGAGGCACGTTTATCTACGGACGCGTTGTGTGGTAACTCATGGCAACATGGGGGCGCGACGCCTGGCTCACGCTCGCCACGACGGTCACGCTACTCGTCGGCGTCGGTCTGGTCGTGTTCGGCAACGCGACGCTGACCGTCCTCGGCATCCTCCTGATAATCGGGAGCGCCATCGTCTTCCTCGTCGACGTGAAGGACCTGCTCGTCAAGACCGACGAGAAGGCCAGAAAGTGAGGACGGCGGCGTCGGTCGCGTTCCGGAGTCCGTCGAGCGAGCGTCTCTCCCCGATGTCGGCCGGGAGACGCTGAGGTGGATTTTTGCCGGTACGGCGATGACTACCGGTATGTACGAGTCGGTGCCGGCGGCATTCGGGGGTGACCGCGAGCGCGTCGTCTGGGCCGACGACGGGGACGAGTTCGCGACGTTGACGCCTTCCGACCGGTCCGGAACGCTCCCGGAAGCGACGTTCGCGTTTCGCCTCGCCAACGACCGGGGGACACGACTATGGACGAACGCGTACGGATGGAAACTCCTAAAGCGAGTCGACGGGGCGTGGTACCTCGTCGCGCCGACGTTCACGCCGCTCGTAGGGCTGAGCGTCGCATCCGGTAGTTTCCGTGACTGGTGGCTGACCCTCGAACGCGAGCCGATTCAGACGGGCGAGCGCACCCGCTCGACCTATCGACAGGAGAGCGTCGACGGCCGGCCCGTCGACCGGCTTCGCGTCGGACCCGTCGGCGGTGGAACGTACGCCTTCGGCGTTCCGGGCGGTTTCGAGGGTGACGGAAACGAGGGATCCGAAATCGACGCAATTCACGCCGCAGAGTTCGAACTGGCGGGCGACCCGCTCGTCGTCACTCCGACCGACGACGTCGCCAGCGTCGAGGACCGCGGCACGGAGGTCGTCGTCCGTCTCGCCGACGACGCGGAGTTCCTCGATGCCGACTTCCCACGGGCGACCTACGAGGTGACGAAGGTGAGTCCGGACGAAGCGACCAGAAAACCAACTCGGAAGATTCCGGAGCAACTCGCACACACCCCCGAACTGTGGAACGCCGTCGCGAACTTCGAACCCGGCGTCGAGCGGGTCCGCATCCTGACGCGGAACGCCACGGAACCGCCGTTCGGGATGGCGACGTCGACGTACTTCGCGTTCGACGGCGAGACGTACAGAATCGAGACGAGAAGGCCGGAGTGAGTCGGAACTCGCCTGTGCGAACGCTCAGGCTTCTTCGAGCGCGTAGGCCTTCGACGACTCGTCGCCGCCGCCCTCGGTTAGCACGAACACCGCGCCGTCGGCTACCGCGAGGCCCTGCTCGGGGCGTCCCTCGACGGGGTGCGACCAGCGCTTGGCACCGGCCCGGAACCGGCCGACGCCGAGGCCGCCGCCGAACTCGTAGGCGATGACCCGGTCGTCGCTCGCGGCGTAGACCGTCTCGCCCGCGGCGGCCGGACCGCACTGGGTCGTCTCGCCGCCGGTCCACCGGCGCTCGCCCGAGTTCGTATTCAGCGAGACGAGGCGGTCGCCCACCGCGAACAGCGTCCCGGCGGTGACCGCGAACGAGTCGGTCGTCCAGACGTCGGCCCTCCAGGCCGTCGCGCCGTTGCGCTCGCCGGAGAGTTCGACCGTCGGTCCGCCGAAGACCGAGACGAACGCGCCGTGGCTGTCCCCGGTGGCGAGCGCCTGGATCTGGCCGTGTAGTCTGCGCCGCCAGTACGCCCTGCCGTCGGTCGAATCGAGGCCGAACACCTCGCCCGCCTCGGTCGCCACGAGGAGTTCGGGGATGCTCCGGGCGAACGCGGTCACGCCGCCGAACACCCGACGCCGCCACCGGGTTTCGCCCGTCGTCGGGTCGAGTCCGTAGACGTACCCCTCGTCGTCACCCGCGAAGAGGGCGGGCCGCCGAGGGTCGACCAGGAGTGCTTGTGCACCAAATCCCTTCGGCGAGAGGGTCCACCGACGCTCGCCGGTCTTCGCGTCGAGCGCGAGAAGTCCCGGAGCGCCCATCCAGGCGACGAAGAGGGTGCCGTCGTGGTGGACCACCGACCGCGGCCACATCGGCGGGTCGCCGCCGTTCTCGCGCCACCGCTCCTCGCCGGTGTTCGCGTCCACCGCCCGGACCGCGCTCGCGGTCGGCAGGAAGGCGAGTCCGTCGGCGACCACGGGTGCGCACGCGGAAGGCGCGGAGATGTCGAGGCTCCAGCGCTCCTGAACGGATTCGCTGGGACCGACGGGCTTCGGGTTGTAACAGGAGCCGAGGTCGTCGAACCGCGGTTGGGGCCACCACTTCGTGTTCGATTCGCCGTCGCCGGCGTAGTTGGGGTCGGACGAGCCGAGACAGCCGACGGTGGCTGCGAGTCCGGCGGCCCCGACGCTCGCGACGAACTGACGTCTGGAGGGCATATCGGCCACTGCTCGCGAGTCGGCCAATAATGTTTCTACTCTTCTCGGGGTGAAGAAATCGGAGAGACGAGAGGGAGAATCGCCGGAGGAGCCACGCTCCGTCCGGACGGTTCGAGGTTCCTCCGGACGGTCACCGCGCGCCGCGGAACATCACCGCGTGTCGTCGGAGGTCACCACGTGCCGTGGAACGTGTCGAACGAGAGTTCGTCCAGCGGCTTGTTCCCCACCGCGATTTCGTACTCGCCGGGCGTGAGCATCGGCTTGTGGAACTGCGGGCCGTCGTCGGTCGTGATGCGGGGACAGCCCGTGTTGACGAACGCGTCCATGTCGAAGTTCCGCAGGCGGTCGGGGGTCACCTCGTCCATCGTGATGAGGTAGGCGTCGTCGTTGTCGTCCAGTATCTCCTGGGCCTGCTCCCAGCGGCCCTGACCGATCTTCGTGCAGAAGATGACGCCCCACTTCTGGGCGTCCATTGCCTTGTGGACCGAGGCGTAGCGCTGTTTCAGGAACTTCTCGGTGTCGGCGACGGTGACGACGTTGTTGACGGGGTCGGCGATGACCACGTTCTTGTCGGGGTGCTCCATCGCGAGGCCGAGCGGATGGAACTTGCCGCCACCGACGTAGAGCACCTGGTCTGCGTCGATGTCGGCGCTGGCGTAGTTGCACCCGAGCACCTGGCCCTCGTGAGTGAGTCGGTCGTCGCCCTTACGGGTGTGGACCTCGTAGCCGCGCTCGTCGAGCCACGACTTCATCTCCTCGAAGCGGTTCATGTGCTGGGCGGTCGTGACCAGGCCGACGTCGGGGTTCTCTGCGGGGTCGGCGAGTTCCTCCAGGGACTCCTCTATGATGGGGAAGACGTCGACGTTCGAGAACAGCGGGACGTAGATGACCTTGTCCGTATTCTTCATCGGCGAGTGGCCGAAGTGGACGAACACGTCGGTCCGCTTCATCAGGAAGGTGTCGAGGTCGCAGGCGCCGTAGCAGGGCTGGCCCGACAGCATCACGGTCACGTCGTCGGGGACGAGTTCGCGGATGTCGTCGGCGACCTTCGGGCCGCGCCGCTTGAGTCCCTCGGGGAACTGTAGCCCGACCTTGGTGGCGTCGCGCTCCTCGACCGCCTCGACGATGCGGTCGAGTTCGTAGTCCCACTCGCGGTCGTGCTTGAGGGACATGCCGGTGTTCCGGAGGTCTCCCTCCGAGTAGTCCTGTTCCTGGCTCATTGGAACGGCTTTGTCGTCGCACGCGTTTAAGCGCGGTGTTCCTGCGATACCGGGTGGTTAGTTCTGTCGTGGTAGACGTCGTCAGTACGTGAGTGAACTCGGAAGTGGGAGACGAGAACGGCCCGAGGCTCCCGTTCGGCGTCCACTCTCACGATTCGAA comes from the Halorussus vallis genome and includes:
- a CDS encoding METTL5 family protein, with protein sequence MSKAALERRLSAVEGFADPKLELEQYPTPADLAAHLVHLADVQGDLGGRTVFDLGTGTGMLALGAATRGPERVFGLDRDPAALAQARENHGRVGPAVGVEWLLADATRHPLCLGRARADADAAASASARADRDSAVTVLMNPPFGAQRDNVHADRAFLETAAAVAGVSYSVHNAGSREFVEAFAADEGGEVTHAFRAELVLPRQYDHQTSEREVLDAEVFRIRWR
- a CDS encoding PQQ-binding-like beta-propeller repeat protein, with the protein product MPSRRQFVASVGAAGLAATVGCLGSSDPNYAGDGESNTKWWPQPRFDDLGSCYNPKPVGPSESVQERWSLDISAPSACAPVVADGLAFLPTASAVRAVDANTGEERWRENGGDPPMWPRSVVHHDGTLFVAWMGAPGLLALDAKTGERRWTLSPKGFGAQALLVDPRRPALFAGDDEGYVYGLDPTTGETRWRRRVFGGVTAFARSIPELLVATEAGEVFGLDSTDGRAYWRRRLHGQIQALATGDSHGAFVSVFGGPTVELSGERNGATAWRADVWTTDSFAVTAGTLFAVGDRLVSLNTNSGERRWTGGETTQCGPAAAGETVYAASDDRVIAYEFGGGLGVGRFRAGAKRWSHPVEGRPEQGLAVADGAVFVLTEGGGDESSKAYALEEA
- the dph2 gene encoding diphthamide biosynthesis enzyme Dph2, translating into MSQEQDYSEGDLRNTGMSLKHDREWDYELDRIVEAVEERDATKVGLQFPEGLKRRGPKVADDIRELVPDDVTVMLSGQPCYGACDLDTFLMKRTDVFVHFGHSPMKNTDKVIYVPLFSNVDVFPIIEESLEELADPAENPDVGLVTTAQHMNRFEEMKSWLDERGYEVHTRKGDDRLTHEGQVLGCNYASADIDADQVLYVGGGKFHPLGLAMEHPDKNVVIADPVNNVVTVADTEKFLKQRYASVHKAMDAQKWGVIFCTKIGQGRWEQAQEILDDNDDAYLITMDEVTPDRLRNFDMDAFVNTGCPRITTDDGPQFHKPMLTPGEYEIAVGNKPLDELSFDTFHGTW